In the Staphylococcus condimenti genome, one interval contains:
- a CDS encoding O-antigen polysaccharide polymerase Wzy family protein, with product MLALGIIFSNINLLFSALLLFFLNNIIYGFESFNQRVIFFMFNVTFFVFLMGRMVVSQLFHYKEDQFKLLGTYFTDQSTIISILIMLSLSLFCLFLGYALLDRNIHRSFENFVPTETDYIKNIRLVSLIVFAIAIVFKLIYLAGAIQASQSLGYYAYFSTFKSSLPGPMVLISRMFPIAFFVYLATLPAIKRAWIPILAYLFVDGLSVLTGSRSDFMLDVLILFIYFCYRNQIAKRTHTKKWFGKKTLVTGIIAAPVLLALMNFVGNNRGSTSTSSSSVLDSLMSFFFSQGISVNVIGYTIEKAKDIPDKIYTIGPLTEYVKFNIWGNLTGGQGGWSGQSVDRALEGYQYSHTISYVIMKDLYLKGVGYGSSFVAELYHDFGYVGIIIGSMIIGLLIGYFTKMLTAKHIIVIAIALIMARMILFIPRASTIAFIIDTFSPANIFTAIVIFAGERVLRPYLNRKRKKS from the coding sequence GTGCTCGCATTGGGAATTATATTCTCAAATATCAATTTGCTATTTAGCGCGCTCCTGTTATTTTTTCTGAACAATATTATATATGGATTTGAATCGTTCAACCAGCGGGTCATTTTCTTTATGTTTAATGTGACCTTCTTTGTTTTCTTAATGGGGAGAATGGTTGTCAGTCAACTCTTCCACTATAAAGAAGACCAATTCAAATTGCTGGGAACATATTTCACAGATCAATCCACAATTATTAGTATTTTAATTATGCTGAGTTTGAGTCTATTTTGTCTGTTTTTAGGATATGCCTTATTAGATCGAAACATTCATCGCAGTTTCGAAAATTTTGTTCCGACAGAGACAGATTATATCAAAAATATACGTTTGGTCAGTTTAATTGTTTTTGCGATTGCAATTGTATTTAAATTGATTTACTTAGCAGGCGCAATTCAAGCTTCACAATCGTTAGGATATTATGCATATTTCTCAACATTTAAATCTAGCTTGCCTGGACCAATGGTGCTGATCAGCAGAATGTTTCCTATAGCATTCTTTGTTTATTTAGCTACACTGCCCGCTATTAAACGCGCATGGATACCTATTTTGGCGTATCTGTTCGTAGATGGGTTATCTGTTTTAACAGGCTCACGCTCTGATTTTATGTTAGATGTATTGATTTTGTTTATCTATTTCTGTTATCGAAATCAAATTGCTAAACGTACACATACTAAAAAATGGTTTGGTAAAAAAACATTAGTGACAGGAATCATCGCGGCACCAGTATTGTTAGCTTTAATGAATTTTGTGGGAAATAATCGCGGCAGCACATCTACGAGCAGCAGCTCGGTTTTAGATTCATTAATGTCATTCTTTTTCTCACAAGGTATTAGTGTTAATGTTATTGGTTATACAATTGAAAAGGCTAAAGATATTCCAGATAAAATTTATACAATCGGTCCTTTGACAGAATATGTGAAATTCAATATCTGGGGTAACCTAACTGGCGGGCAAGGCGGTTGGTCAGGCCAATCAGTAGATCGTGCTTTGGAAGGCTATCAATACTCTCATACAATTTCATATGTCATAATGAAAGACTTATATCTGAAAGGTGTCGGATATGGTTCGAGTTTTGTAGCAGAGCTGTATCACGATTTCGGGTATGTCGGCATCATTATTGGCAGCATGATTATTGGATTGTTGATTGGATATTTCACTAAAATGTTGACGGCTAAGCATATTATCGTTATTGCAATCGCTTTGATTATGGCTAGAATGATTTTGTTTATTCCTCGTGCCAGTACGATTGCGTTTATTATTGATACATTCTCGCCAGCGAACATCTTCACAGCTATCGTGATTTTTGCCGGAGAACGTGTGTTAAGACCTTATCTCAATCGCAAAAGGAAAAAATCATAA
- a CDS encoding oligosaccharide flippase family protein gives MNQRRAGAIISYISIFGNILVAVLYTPFFIRTLGTSEYGLYNLVLSFLVYLNIMDLSFGNTIAKYLSQNRVNGSKEQESRILGNILNIYFLCSLIVGLMGVILYFNADAIFGQSLAPKQLSELKLMLIFIIINIMISFYPGIFNGILQAYEYFAIAKTMLLIRVVAPSIIATPFLLMGYGAVTIIVITLSVNFACLVIGMILCRSRVKIRFDWRGSVNITSLVQQKELNVYLGLVLVSIAIEQLTLNFGQMILGAINGTVAVAIFVIAVQFVKIFQQFATSINNVTFPRFSMLVVEGANNHVLLKEMTRISRIQLIVLTFILSGFVIFGENFIVIWAGQDFRPAYIMTVVLMFTITFQLSQLPAVSIIQAHNRQTFRFIVLAITLIIAIAGAVITAPQYSGYGVSLSIGIFSFLGYTLVMNVYYHRKIGLDMYKFWLEMGKIWLPMIIITAAYYFVYQWIANSFGKGLVILGINIIVYSLLYSVVLWTFIMSDSEKKIAYHVFNRFNPKRNSNAH, from the coding sequence ATGAATCAAAGAAGAGCTGGAGCAATCATATCCTACATATCCATATTCGGAAATATATTAGTGGCGGTGTTATATACACCGTTCTTTATCCGTACGCTTGGTACTTCCGAATATGGGTTATACAACTTAGTCCTTTCATTCTTAGTATATTTGAATATCATGGACCTTTCTTTTGGAAATACGATTGCTAAATATTTATCACAAAACCGAGTGAACGGTTCTAAAGAACAAGAGTCTCGTATCCTTGGTAATATTTTAAATATCTATTTTCTGTGCTCGCTCATTGTCGGACTCATGGGCGTGATTTTGTATTTTAACGCAGATGCAATTTTCGGTCAGTCTCTTGCACCGAAGCAATTGTCTGAGTTAAAGCTGATGTTGATTTTTATTATTATCAACATTATGATTTCGTTCTATCCAGGGATATTCAATGGTATCTTGCAAGCATATGAGTATTTTGCGATTGCTAAAACGATGTTATTAATCCGTGTGGTTGCACCCTCTATTATTGCAACACCATTTTTATTGATGGGATATGGTGCTGTTACAATTATCGTGATTACATTAAGTGTTAACTTTGCATGTTTAGTCATTGGAATGATTTTATGCCGATCTCGTGTGAAAATTAGATTTGATTGGCGTGGCTCTGTAAATATCACGAGCTTAGTGCAGCAAAAAGAACTGAATGTATATCTCGGTTTAGTACTCGTTTCAATAGCGATTGAGCAATTGACATTAAATTTTGGCCAAATGATATTAGGGGCAATCAATGGGACAGTAGCAGTTGCGATATTTGTAATTGCAGTTCAATTCGTAAAAATCTTCCAGCAATTTGCGACATCTATTAATAATGTAACTTTCCCGCGGTTTTCGATGTTGGTTGTTGAAGGTGCAAATAATCATGTGTTATTAAAAGAAATGACACGTATCAGTCGAATCCAATTGATTGTTTTGACATTCATCCTATCAGGATTTGTGATATTCGGAGAGAACTTCATTGTGATATGGGCAGGACAAGATTTCAGACCTGCTTATATTATGACTGTGGTATTGATGTTCACAATTACTTTCCAACTTTCACAATTGCCAGCAGTCAGTATTATTCAAGCCCATAACCGTCAAACTTTCCGATTTATTGTTTTGGCAATAACATTGATTATTGCGATTGCAGGTGCAGTGATAACTGCTCCTCAATATAGTGGTTATGGTGTTTCATTATCTATTGGTATCTTCAGTTTCTTGGGTTATACATTAGTAATGAACGTTTATTACCATAGAAAAATCGGTTTGGATATGTATAAATTCTGGCTGGAAATGGGCAAAATATGGTTGCCGATGATTATCATCACAGCTGCGTATTATTTTGTTTATCAATGGATTGCAAATAGTTTTGGTAAAGGGTTAGTCATTTTGGGCATTAATATTATTGTATATTCATTGTTATACTCTGTAGTATTATGGACATTTATTATGAGTGATAGTGAGAAGAAAATAGCATATCATGTCTTCAATCGCTTTAATCCAAAAAGAAATAGCAATGCACATTAA
- a CDS encoding LTA synthase family protein, with product MIQYAIYLAIGIIFTVLDCLFIRRKVSIFKWVTSFFFYTIFINFSTIGILIFYLHKPNSLVSRLYQTSFALKYILLACAIGIILLVIQAVLNRRLQFEYQAPKRVWTDSIINIIIVLFTVIGLLAVFFADWFIDFFGNITPEQFLFNLNSPIKGTSDDMTGAMIKGPILKAVFYSLPLLFLIAFNRFNFQWETAKNIKTFIKRSTIRFCLLIVATAVLVSGLFYGSNKLKLPEVYQAYNQDSKYIENNYVTDEKAQLKFPEKKRNLIHIYLESMENSYASKELGGYMDENLIPNLTKLSDEGVHFSNTDKSLGGPQQIYGSGWSVAGMVNMGMGIPLKIPMNGNSYGKSGYFLPGAVGIGDILHKEGYNQTIMFGADADFGGLTTYFTTHGHYKIFDVKYARNQKLIPKDYNVWWGFEDDKLYKFAKDEITRLSKEGKPFNFTMETADTHFPDGYLSKNAPTPHKNQYANVISYSDKEAVNFIKWIQAQPFYEDTTVVITGDHRSMDKKFFKNFDPKYNRTVFNLILNPAVKPNKTIDRQYAPLDFYPTTLSAMGVEIKGHRLGLGTDFFSKKPTLIERDGFKKFDKELSIRSNYYDKEFVSEKKAK from the coding sequence ATGATTCAATACGCTATTTATCTCGCTATCGGTATTATTTTCACCGTACTTGATTGCTTATTTATTCGACGTAAGGTTTCCATTTTTAAATGGGTAACTTCCTTCTTTTTCTATACTATTTTTATTAATTTCAGCACTATCGGTATTTTAATTTTTTATTTACATAAGCCAAATAGCTTAGTATCGAGACTTTATCAGACATCATTTGCATTAAAATATATTCTTTTGGCATGTGCGATCGGTATCATTTTATTAGTGATTCAAGCTGTCTTAAACCGTCGTCTGCAATTTGAATATCAAGCACCAAAACGCGTTTGGACAGATTCAATCATTAACATTATTATTGTCTTATTTACTGTTATCGGTTTGCTCGCTGTCTTTTTCGCAGACTGGTTCATTGATTTCTTCGGTAATATCACGCCCGAACAGTTTTTATTCAATTTAAATTCACCTATTAAAGGTACAAGTGATGATATGACAGGTGCGATGATTAAAGGACCGATTTTAAAAGCAGTGTTTTATTCTCTGCCGCTGCTCTTTTTAATCGCCTTTAACCGATTCAACTTCCAATGGGAAACTGCTAAGAATATAAAAACATTTATTAAACGCTCAACTATTCGCTTTTGTTTATTAATTGTAGCAACTGCAGTTTTAGTATCTGGTCTTTTCTATGGTTCAAATAAATTGAAATTACCGGAAGTTTATCAAGCATATAACCAAGACTCGAAATACATTGAAAATAATTATGTTACAGATGAAAAAGCACAACTGAAATTTCCTGAGAAAAAACGTAATTTAATTCATATTTACTTAGAATCAATGGAAAATTCTTATGCCTCAAAAGAACTTGGCGGCTATATGGATGAAAATTTAATTCCTAATCTGACAAAATTATCAGATGAAGGCGTACATTTTTCTAATACAGATAAATCTCTAGGAGGCCCGCAACAAATATATGGTTCTGGTTGGTCTGTTGCTGGTATGGTCAACATGGGAATGGGAATTCCGCTCAAAATACCAATGAATGGTAACAGCTATGGTAAATCAGGTTACTTCTTGCCTGGCGCAGTCGGTATCGGAGATATCTTGCATAAAGAAGGTTACAACCAAACAATTATGTTTGGTGCAGATGCTGATTTCGGTGGTTTAACAACCTACTTTACAACACATGGGCATTACAAAATTTTCGATGTAAAATATGCGCGTAATCAAAAATTAATCCCGAAAGATTATAATGTATGGTGGGGATTCGAAGATGATAAGCTTTATAAATTTGCTAAAGATGAAATCACACGCCTCTCTAAAGAAGGCAAACCTTTCAACTTCACAATGGAAACAGCAGACACACATTTCCCTGACGGCTATCTTTCAAAAAACGCACCGACACCGCATAAGAATCAATATGCTAACGTTATCTCATATTCGGATAAAGAAGCTGTGAACTTTATTAAGTGGATTCAAGCCCAACCTTTCTATGAGGATACAACGGTTGTGATTACAGGTGATCACCGCAGTATGGATAAAAAATTCTTTAAAAACTTTGATCCGAAATATAATCGTACTGTGTTCAATCTGATTTTGAATCCTGCTGTGAAGCCTAATAAAACTATAGACCGTCAATATGCGCCACTTGATTTCTACCCAACTACGCTTTCAGCAATGGGTGTTGAAATAAAAGGACATCGACTTGGCTTAGGTACAGATTTCTTCTCGAAAAAACCTACTCTTATTGAGCGTGATGGTTTCAAAAAATTCGATAAAGAATTAAGCATTCGCAGTAATTATTATGATAAAGAGTTTGTATCAGAGAAAAAGGCAAAATAA